A window of Rhinatrema bivittatum chromosome 2, aRhiBiv1.1, whole genome shotgun sequence contains these coding sequences:
- the MC5R gene encoding melanocortin receptor 5, whose translation MNTSLWLHFSELNTSSWAGNVTDPTVKSKPSSCEQVVITAQVFLTLGIVSLLENILVISAIIKNKNLHSPMYFFVCSLAVADMLVSVSNAWETITIYLINNRHLIMEETFVRHIDNVFDSLICISVVASMCSLLAIAVDRYVTIFYALRYHNIMTMRRAGVIIACIWTFCTGCGIIFILYSESTYVIICLITMFFTMLFLMVSLYIHMFLLARTHVMRIAALPGYNSVHQRTSMKGAITLTILLGIFIVCWAPFFLHLILMISCPQNLYCVCFMSHFNMYLILIMCNSIIDPLIYAFRSQEMRKTFKEIICCYNLRMACGLPSKY comes from the coding sequence ATGAACACGTCCCTCTGGCTGCATTTTTCAGAACTAAACACAAGCTCTTGGGCTGGCAACGTTACCGACCCTACAGTCAAAAGCAAACCTTCATCATGCGAGCAGGTGGTCATCACAGCTCAGGTGTTTCTGACTCTTGGCATCGTAAGCCTTCTAGAGAATATCTTAGTCATCTCTGCAATAATTAAGAACAAGAATTTGCACTCTCCTATGTATTTCTTTGTATGCAGTTTAGCAGTCGCTGACATGCTGGTCAGCGTGTCTAATGCCTGGGAGACAATAAcaatatatttaataaacaatAGGCATCTTATTATGGAAGAAACCTTTGTACGCCATATCGACAATGTTTTTGATTCCTTGATCTGCATATCTGTTGTAGCTTCCATGTGCAGTTTGCTGGCTATAGCAGTAGATAGATATGTCACTATCTTCTATGCCCTGCGATACCATAACATCATGACCATGAGGCGAGCAGGGGTTATTATTGCATGCATATGGACTTTCTGCACTGGCTGTGGGATCATCTTCATCCTCTATTCTGAGTCAACATATGTCATTATTTGTCTTATTACAATGTTCTTCACCATGTTATTTCTCATGGTTTCTCTGTATATACACATGTTCCTGCTTGCCCGCACTCATGTGATGAGGATAGCTGCCTTGCCTGGATACAATTCAGTTCATCAGAGAACCAGTATGAAGGGGGCCATCACGCTGACCATATTGCTTGGCATCTTTATAGTTTGTTGGGCTCCATTTTTTCTCCATCTCATCCTAATGATTTCCTGCCCTCAGAACCTCTACTGTGTTTGCTTCATGTCTCACTTCAACATGTACCTTATCCTCATCATGTGCAACTCTATCATTGACCCTTTGATCTATGCCTTTCGCAGTCAGGAAATGAGAAAGACCTTCAAGGAGATTATCTGTTGCTACAACTTGAGAATGGCCTGTGGGTTGCCTAGCAAATATTAG